One genomic window of Manduca sexta isolate Smith_Timp_Sample1 chromosome 4, JHU_Msex_v1.0, whole genome shotgun sequence includes the following:
- the LOC115455493 gene encoding coiled-coil domain-containing protein 102A, translated as MAQSSHGGSHRRSRDHDGGSMRYTNTDWEAKEALYQRELDEARARATQMEKTMRWWSDCTANWREKWSKVRNERNKAREEAKALKNKADALAKDLTNAKTEKNELEQQIIELKKENEKLLSIGESRIVTADLTGDDGVELRRKNLVSPNEQMRQRASLDSHKFSNVDNILANKLGELRLKLDETCKNLQTEKDQKGLLLSKIETLTAELHNTKMELTHSDRTLGSTDSSHSEVERLQNELQDEVAAKQVLEEKIAELKMEIERLKSENTIQWSKRELLETENIAILRENKKLYGQVCELREQIHKLNRISDGSAYGFSDRLDSNILYVRKASVSPRSHESSNGSSEANLHAEIKTNTSGEDDDLAIVERNEN; from the coding sequence ATGGCGCAAAGCTCGCACGGCGGTAGTCACAGACGTAGCCGCGACCACGATGGAGGCTCCATGCGGTACACCAACACCGATTGGGAGGCGAAAGAGGCACTCTACCAACGAGAGCTGGACGAGGCACGAGCACGCGCCACACAAATGGAGAAGACTATGCGCTGGTGGTCGGATTGTACTGCAAACTGGCGCGAGAAGTGGAGCAAGGTCCGCAACGAACGGAACAAAGCCAGGGAGGAAGCCAAAGCGTTGAAAAACAAAGCCGATGCCCTCGCCAAGGATCTCACCAACGCCAAGACTGAGAAAAACGAATTAGAACAACAAATCATTGAACTCAAGAAAGAGAACGAGAAACTACTGAGCATAGGAGAGAGCAGGATAGTGACTGCGGACCTGACAGGCGATGACGGCGTAGAATTAAGGAGGAAGAATCTGGTGTCGCCAAATGAACAGATGAGACAGCGAGCTTCCCTTGATTCTCATAAGTTTTCGAATGTCGACAACATTCTAGCGAACAAATTGGGCGAGTTAAGACTGAAATTGGACGAAACTTGCAAGAATTTGCAAACCGAGAAGGATCAGAAAGGATTACTGTTATCGAAAATAGAGACTTTGACAGCAGAACTCCACAATACAAAGATGGAGCTCACACACAGTGATAGGACTTTGGGTTCAACAGACTCGAGTCATAGCGAAGTGGAGAGGCTTCAGAATGAGCTGCAGGACGAAGTAGCAGCGAAACAAGTCCTCGAGGAGAAGATAGCGGAGCTCAAAATGGAGATTGAGAGGCTCAAATCGGAGAACACGATACAGTGGAGCAAGCGGGAATTGTTAGAAACAGAAAATATCGCTATCTTGAGGGAGAATAAAAAGTTGTATGGTCAAGTATGCGAACTTAGGGagcaaatacataaattgaatCGGATATCGGACGGAAGCGCGTACGGATTTAGCGATAGGCTAGATTCAAACATTCTGTATGTTAGAAAGGCTAGTGTAAGTCCTAGGTCTCATGAATCAAGTAATGGCTCCTCGGAAGCTAACTTGCATGCtgaaataaaaacgaatacGTCGGGAGAGGACGACGATCTGGCGATAGTGGAACGAAATGAAAATTAA
- the LOC115453798 gene encoding cytochrome c oxidase subunit 5B, mitochondrial: MASLCRQIIRGNAVRSVLFSTARRGYADKMMADPLEHATGIERQELLAMQAGNDDPFNMKVLKKAAGTRENPTLVPSCFDARIVGCICEEHATAVTWLWLHKDNPRRCECGHWYKLVEKQPLH, translated from the exons ATGGCTTCCTTGTGCAGACAAATTATCAGAGGAAATGCAGTACGAAGTGTACTGTTTTCTACCGCCAGACGCGGATATGCCGATAAAA TGATGGCCGACCCGCTGGAACACGCCACTGGTATTGAAAGACAGGAGCTGCTTGCCATGCAGGCTGGCAACGACGACCCCTTCAACATGAAGGTGCTGAAGAAGGCTGCCGGCACCCGCGAAAACCCGACCCTCGTGCCCTCATGCTTCGATGCGCGCATTGTTGGATGCATAT GTGAGGAACACGCCACAGCCGTCACCTGGCTCTGGTTACACAag GACAACCCCCGTCGCTGCGAGTGCGGACACTGGTACAAACTGGTCGAGAAGCAGCCTCTAcactaa
- the LOC115453796 gene encoding snRNA-activating protein complex subunit 1, producing MARHHVNANYICSVYIADGFADDCDELIHRCSQVNTLSYEKFCDVWQEMDFACVFHGRPLCSEIAELSEEVLQIAKHYMVANTDNYEESVAGLFLIYGLINLQPISKFAYLRLVPEDVVAIQRIQTVARRNRRLDVLYILGSVLITSSHYHAVQRERGIEYPIRKYLEGYSSMDKQGIRPKGVFYRQNEELDIIRDLNRLSIFYKRAKDNIVGPGKSERNLNYFNHNLPTELDTSLKNVINGIIDKKKNSPRGTANSEGESSSAQAIKEKAMRMPVKGIAHLTAANDVTPQSSRKRKNTLRKRKGNAKVRARKKKRRNDIDLDSTDSDEVLLSDSDESEPETAVNENVCEIEFIDQYAGKDNDAIPMLGNDKGLPILIATGDTNTEDVVDNEEKTEVASKDGNSHEANTSPESSGTPNLVSDEDKVMSEVFKKPSQQIGKKDKRDLKRPFIKTKFQRMGMLSLANFVENKNKKK from the exons ATGGCTC GGCACCACGTAAATGCTAACTACATTTGCAGCGTGTACATAGCCGACGGGTTCGCTGACGACTGCGACGAACTGATACACAGGTGTTCCCAAGTAAACACACTAAGTTATGAAAAGTTTTGCGATGTTTGGCAGGAGATGGATTTCGCCTGTGTTTTTCA CGGCAGACCACTATGTTCAGAGATTGCGGAGCTATCAGAAGAGGTGCTGCAGATAGCTAAACACTACATGGTAGCTAATACAGACAATTATGAG GAGTCTGTAGCCGGCCTATTCCTCATCTACGGACTCATAAATCTGCAGCCAATTTCAAAGTTTGCTTATCTCCGTCTAGTCCCTGAAGATGTGGTGGCTATACAGAGAATACAGACTGTGGCGAGGCGGAACAGACGTCTTGATGTGTTGTATATACTGGGCTCTGTTCTGATCACTAGCTCTCATTACCATGCGGTGCAGAGAGAGAGAGGCATAGAGTACCCTATTAGGAAATATCTggaag gaTATTCATCAATGGACAAGCAAGGTATTCGCCCAAAAGGTGTATTCTACAGACAGAACGAAGAGCTGGACATTATCAGGGACTTGAATAGACTTAGCATTTTTTACAAGAGAGCTAAAGATAACATAGTCG GTCCAGGCAAGTCGGAGCGCAATTTGAACTATTTTAACCACAACCTACCCACAGAGTTGGACACATCACTGAAGAATGTCATCAATGGgattattgacaaaaaaaagaACAGCCCTCGGg GTACTGCGAATTCTGAAGGTGAATCGTCCTCGGCTCAAGCTATCAAGGAAAAAGCCATGCGGATGCCGGTCAAGGGGATAGCGCATCTAACAGCAGCTAATGACGT TACACCTCAAAGTAGTAGGAAACGAAAGAATACTTTAAGAAAACGAAAAGGGAACGCAAAAGTGCGGGCGCGGAAAAAAAAGCGACGCAACGACATCGATTTAGACAGTACAGATAGTGACGAAGTACTTTTAAGTGATTCAGATGAGAGTGAACCTGAAACAGCAGTCAACGAAAACGTCTGCGAAATAGAATTTATAGATCAATATGCTGGAAAGGACAATGATGCAATTCCAATGCTAGGTAACGATAAAGGATTGCCAATATTGATTGCAACTGGTGATACAAACACTGAAGATGTAGTCGATAATGAAGAAAAAACTGAAGTGGCAAGTAAAGATGGTAATAGCCATGAAGCTAATACATCTCCAGAGTCCTCAGGGACGCCGAACCTCGTCAGTGATGAGGACAAAGTGATGTCGGAAGTATTCAAAAAACCCTCTCAACAAATAGGGAAGAAGGACAAACGTGATTTGAAAAGGCCCTTTATCAAAACCAAGTTTCAAAGGATGGGAATGTTGTCTCTGGCCAATTTTGTAGAgaataagaataaaaagaagTAG